Below is a genomic region from Methanosphaera sp. ISO3-F5.
AATCCTATATAATAAAATCAAAAAAATTCTAATAAGCTATAATATACTGAAATAACTGGTTAAAATCAAATATTATAATTCAATAAAATAAAAAGTAATTATTTGTTAACTCCATATATATTATAGAAAGTAATCAAAAACTAAAACAAACATTTATATACTAACAACATAATAATTATATGTATGTAACATAAACTTATACAGGAGGGAAAATAAGTATATGCAAACACAAAAATACCAACTAAAAGAAATAGCAACCATCATAACAGGACTACCAATACAACGATACACAGACAAACCAGACTCAATACCACAACAAATCATAAGCAACATGTCAAAATACGAAATAGACGAAGAATTCACAACAGAAGAAGTCTACATAGCAGATGACATAAAAAAACAGTTCTTATCAAAAGAACATGACATACTATACAAAGTACAGCAACAAAGCTTCGCAAAAGAAATCACAACAGAAACAGGAATAATCATACCAAACACATACCTAATAATACGAGTAGACCCAACCAAAGTAAACCCAACCTACCTAGCAAACTATCTCAACAACCCACAAATAGAATACGAAATAACACGACAAATAGAATCCACAAGAATACTAAAAGTAAACACAGGAATACTCAAAGAACTAACAATAATACTACCAGACAAAAAAACACAAGACAAAATAGCAACATTATCAATAAAAATAAACCAAAGAATACAACTCAAAAAACAATCAATGGAAGCAGATGAACAACTAATTAATTCATTATATGATAATGTAATAGGTGATAACTATGGATGAATTTGAAAGAAGAATGAGACGAATCGTTATTCCAGGAAGAAACATAAACCCAGAACATATGCCTTTTATTACAATGAAATACTTATCAGATAAACAAGAAGAAACAATAAACAAAAACGAATTCCTAAAAAAATATGGTTTTCTCTTCAGAGACTATGAACTATTATCAAACATAATAGAAAAACAGGAAGAAGAAGATGAATCCTACATATCAGACATAAAAAGTTCAATAATAGCACTAAAAAATAGTCAAAACAAATATATCAAAGAAGTATACTCTAAAATAAACGAAGATAACCTAAAAAAAGAATTCCTAGATGACGTACTAAGCATTTTAAACACAGATTTAAATCTATTTAACATAGCAATAAGAAACAAATACCGTAGAGGAATGACACAATCTCCACTAAAGTTATACAAATTAATGGCAGATATTGCAACATCAAATCATAAAGTGTCAAAAGTGTACGATCCAACATGTCATGAAGGACTAAGCATTACTTCATTAAAAGAATTTGACAAGGCAACATTATACGAACAAGACGAAGAAAAATACACACAAGCAATACAAAACTTCATAGTAAACGACATACCACTAGAAAAAATCAGCATAACCAATAAGGAAGTATTAATAGATGAAGATGAAACAAAATATGATACAATAGTATCATTACCATTTTTAAATACTCAGAGAAAAATAACAGAATTTACACAAGATAAATACTCTAAATACAAATCAAGAAATCCTCTTTCACTTTATCTACTAAACTTAATAGAACACCTAGATGAAACGGGCTTATTAATCACCACAA
It encodes:
- a CDS encoding N-6 DNA methylase, with amino-acid sequence MDEFERRMRRIVIPGRNINPEHMPFITMKYLSDKQEETINKNEFLKKYGFLFRDYELLSNIIEKQEEEDESYISDIKSSIIALKNSQNKYIKEVYSKINEDNLKKEFLDDVLSILNTDLNLFNIAIRNKYRRGMTQSPLKLYKLMADIATSNHKVSKVYDPTCHEGLSITSLKEFDKATLYEQDEEKYTQAIQNFIVNDIPLEKISITNKEVLIDEDETKYDTIVSLPFLNTQRKITEFTQDKYSKYKSRNPLSLYLLNLIEHLDETGLLITTITQDILVRKDAQNLRKCLIENNLLDAVFEFEGIRGFNELVIIINKNKNTEDVLFIKIPQHNVLRSIRERRIVKCFMDRSIIKRFSNVVSKEEIIKNEYKLLPKRYVYSLKYETCSIEDVKTQQEEYTEEIRKLDEEIGKLLEELKE